One Polynucleobacter sp. SHI8 genomic window, CCAAATTAGGAAATCTCAAATTAGTCAATCAGGCTCTAAAGTTAACTAGGACTCCAGCAGAAGTTAAGAGTGCTACACCAGAACTTGGGGAGCACACAGCAGATATTTTGAGAGAGTTACAGTACTCTGAAGATGAAATTTCAGAATTTGTTGTGAATAAAGTGGTTTAAGAAAGTTTTTAAAACTACCTAAATTAAGTTGGGCTAATTCAACTCTGCTCAAGTTGAATATTGCGAGATTTAACAACTCCAGCCCAACGATCAACCTCTTCCTTAATGAATCGTGTGGTTTCAGCAGGAGATTTTCCTACAAGTTCAAACCCCATATCCGTTAATCTTTGGGAAGTTGATTGTGATCGTAATCCAGCTACCAATATAGAATTTAGCTTGTTTATAGTTTCAGAAGGAGTGCCTGCAGGGGCAGCTAATCCAACCCAAAATTTGATGTTTAACTGATTTAAATTGGACTCAGTAGCACAGGGGATTTCAGGCATCGAAGAAATTCGTTTATCACCTGTAACTAGTAGAGCCCTTAATTGACCACTTTTAACTTGTGAAGCAATTGTTGGTGCCGGCCCCATAAATGCTTGAACTCTTCCGGCAATTAAATCTTGCTGCACAGCAGAAGCTCCTTTATATGCGATATGGTCAATTGAAAGACCACCGACAGCATCTTTAAAGAGTTCAACACTTAAATGGTTGTTTGTCCCTACTCCACCTGAACCATAAAAATATTTACCGGGATTAGCTTTTACCAGCGCTATAAACTCTTGGATATTTTTTACAGGCAGACTGGGATTTACCACAAGAACATTGGGCACACTAATTGCAGTGACTATGTGGCTGAAGCTTTGAATAGCATCAAAGGCATTTGATTTAGATAAACTTTGTGCAATAGTAAAAGAGGTGTCAGTACTCAAAAGAGTGTACCCATCGGGCTTTGCTTTTGCAACACTGGTCCATCCTATAGAGCCATTAGCGCCCACTTTGTTTTCAACGATAGTGGTTTGATCTGTAGCTTTTGTGATGATTTCTCCCATAAGCCGAGCACCTAAATCAATACTTCCTCCTGCAGTAAAAGGAACGATGATGGTGATTGCTCGTGAGGGATAGACATCGCCAAATGACCATGGAGTAATAGAGTTTCCAAGTATTGTTCCAACAATAACTTTGCAGAAATTTCTTCTTTGCATATTTACTCAATTACTATCTAAAGTTAATTTTTGCTCTTTCACAACCTTTTGGTAGGTTTCTAATTCTGCTTTAATTTGTGCCGAAAATTCTTCGGGAGAGTTTGCAATCACAATTGAGCCAGTATCCTCAATCCGTTTTTTAACGGCTGGAATCTCTACCGCTTGTTTCACTGCAGCATTGATTTTAGTAATGATCTCTTTTGGCAGGCCTTTGGGGCCAACAATCCCGTAATAAGCCATTCTGTTCACTGGTTCCGCACCCATTTCTTTAAACGTTGGTGTATTAGGAAGCGCACTGATACGACTCGGAGCAGCAACCACAATAGGTACCAAACGATTATCTAAAATGAATGGTAATGCTGACGGCATATTATCGAAAATGACAGGAACTTGACCTGCAACAACATCATTCAGTGCCGGACCAGCACCTTTGTAAGGGATATGCGTAATAAAAACATTAGCAATACTTTTAAAAAGTTCCATTTGCAAGTGTCCAATACCACCAGTACCAGAGGATGCATAGGAATATTTTGTTGGATTTTTTTTCAGTTCAGCCACAAATCCCTTGTAGTCCCTTGCCGGAAAAGAAGGGTGAACAGCAATAATGTTGGGGGTTGCAGCGATATTGGTGATCGAAGCAAAATCCGTCAGTGGGTTGTAAGGGGTTTTGGGATTAATCGCCGGATTTGCGGCAGTAGTTGAAACTGTAGCGACCCCTAGGATATAGCCATCAGGAGCTGCTTTGGCGACCTCATTGGCACCAACAACACCGCCACCACCTGGTCTATTCACCACAATCACTGTTTGCCCTAAGCTTTTGGATAGTGGTTCAGAAATGACCCGAGCGATGATATCGGTGGTACCACCAGGTGCAAATGGCACCAGTAGTTGAATTGGCTTGGTTGGGTATTCATTTGCAAAACTCTGCATACTGATTAGAGAAGAGACAATGATTGCGAGGACAGATAATTTCATTTTAAATTCCTTTAAAAAAATTAATTACTTAAATTAATCGCTGATTTTTGAATAACACCACCCCATTTACTTGATTCTTGCCTTAAGAATTGTTTAAATTCTTTTGGGGTAGAACCCACCACTTCAAAACCTTGCGATTCAATAGAGTTTTTTGTATTGGCATCAATAATAATTTGATGCACTGCCTTTTGAATATCCTCTAAGATATTATCAGGTGTTCCGTTTGGCGCTACTAGACCTGTCCAACCTTCAATCAAAACATCGGGCTGGCCTAATTCATTCATTGTCGGTACATTCGGAAATTGACTCACTCTTTTTTTACTCGCAAGCGCCATTAAGTTGAGTTTGCCAGCTTTAATTTGATTAATGGCTGAAGGGAGGGGCACAAACATGATGTCAGTTTGCCCACCCATCACATCCACCAGCGCTGCGGAGTCACCCTTATTGGGGATGTGATTCATTTTGATACCAACTTTTGAAGAAAATAATTCAGCGGCTAAATGCTGTAAATTGCCAACGCCAGCAGAACTGTAATTGATTTCACCGGGACGTTTTTTTGCATAAGCAATTAACTCATCGACGTTTTGGTAAGGGCGTTGCGGATTACTTACCAAAGAAAAAATAATCGAAGAAACTTGCGTGATGGGGGCAAGATCTTCAAGAGGCTTAAAAGGCATATTTTTGTATACAAACGGATTAATGACCATAACGCTTGGCACTACAAGGCCCAAAGTATAGCCATCAGGGGGCGCCTTTGCGACAATGTCCATCCCCAGATTGCCATTTGCTCCAGGTTTGTTTTCCACAATGACAGAGGTTTTCCATACATCCGATAATTTACTTGCGAGTGTTCTAGCAACAACATCAGGAGATGCACCAGGAGCTTGAGCTACGATGATTTTGACGGGACGATTTGGATAAGATTGAGCAAAACTGAAAGAGTTGATCATCAAGCCAGTAAGGCATAAAGCCACCACAAAAATACGATGAAATAATTGCATCATGTTTCTTATCCCTGTCAGTTTTCTAGTTAATATTTACGTTTTAAAAACAACATCTTTGTTCACAAGTCGAAGCGGTTGACCTTTCAGAAAACGATCAACTTGATCAAAAGCCTCACCAAAATATAATTCAAAGGTATCGTGATCAGCCCAACCTAAATGAGGTAAGCAAACCACGTTGTCCATCTTTAATAGAGGGTGGTCGCCATTGAGAATCGGTTCGTTTTCATAGACATCGACGGCCGCGTAACCTGGTCGCCCACTTTCCAGTGCTTTTTCTAAAGCACCACTCTCTATCAGCTCGGCCCTTGCCGTATTGACTAGAAGTGCGGTAGGTTTCATCATCATTAAGTCTGCCAACTTAACCATCCCGAAAGTATCTTTGTTATAGCGTAGATGAATGCTGATGACATCAGATCGCGAAAAGAAATCTTCTCGAGAATTTGCCACCTCAAAGCCTAATTTTTGGGCACGATCAAAAGAGCCCTCTCGTCCCCAAACTAAAATATGCATACCTAAACCTTGAGCAGCTTTGGCAACTACTTCACCGATTTCACCAAGTCCGTAAATCCCTAAAGTAGAGCCATTCAAACGATGGGATAAAGTAATTGGAAACAAACCAGCTTTCATGCGCGCAGCTTCTAAAACGATATTTCTGCGGGCGGCAAGCATTAAAGCAAGAGCACACTCTGCTGGAGCAAGATGTGAGGACGCCTCTCCATGCGTTACAGCCACACCATATTTAGTGCAGGCAGCATAGTCAATAAACTTACTATTTCTGCCAACTAAGGCCACTAACTTGAGCTTGGGTAGAGACTTTAGAAGTTCTTCATCAATTGTGATTCTTTCGCGCACCACAACAATAATATCGGCGTTGATAAAACGCTTGATGAGTTCTGCCTTATCTTTCGATGGTTCAACGCAAACAGTTATTTCGTTACCTTGAAGGGTGGAAAAACATTTAAGGTCTTTGACGCAATTTTGATAGTCGTCGGCAATCACAATATGCACTAGTCGTCTCCACTAAAAGCTATTAGGGCAAATGTATGCCTCTTATTTAATGAATTGAGTTTATACCAAATCATCTTGAATTTGACAAAATCAATCAAAAAATCGCACCTAAACACTTGAAATTGAGGAATTCACCCTTAAGTTCAAAGTACATTAAATTATTTGTAATCTCATTTGATACTTAGAGGAAAAAAATGACGACCGTAGAGAAGCAAACCCTTGATTTTCAAGCAGAAATAAAGCAGTTACTGCAATTAATGATTCACTCTTTGTACTCCAATAAAGAAATCTTTCTTCGCGAACTGATTTCCAATGCTTCAGATGCGGCAGATAAGCTCAGATTTGAAGCAATCCATCAAGCAAACTTATTTGAAGGTGATCCCGAGTTGCACATTCAGGTCAGTTTTGATCAAGCAGCAAGGACAATCAGTATCTCTGATAATGGTATTGGGATGAGTCGTGAAGAGGTCATTTCTAATCTTGGAACAATTGCAAGGTCGGGCACAAAAGAGTTTTTCTCTAAGTTATCGGGTGACCAGCAAAAAGATGCTTCCTTAATTGGGCAATTTGGTGTTGGGTTTTATTCTGGATTTATTGTTGCTGACAAAATAACCGTTGAGACTCGTCGCGCTGGACTGGGTCAAGAGACTGGAGTGCGCTGGGAATCTTCTGGTTCTGGCGATTTTACGATTGAGACGATTGCAAAACCAACTCGAGGAACCACCATTATTCTTCATCTTAAAGATGGTGAGGATGAATTCTTATCCAATTGGAAGTTAAAGACCGTTATTCAAAAGTACTCAGATCATATTTCGATTCCAATTCAAATGCAAAAAGAAGAATGGGATGAAGAAAAAAAAGAGATGGTTACTCGATCTGAGTTTGAGAATGTCAATGAGGCGAGTGCGCTTTGGACAAGAAACAAATCGGATATAACTGAAGAGCAATATCACGAATTTTATAAGAGTATTTCTCGGGACTTTGAAGCTCCTTTGAGTTACTCGCATAATCGAGTAGAAGGCAGAAGTGAATTTACGCAATTACTGTTTTTACCGAAAAAAGCTCCCTTTGATTTATGGGATCGTAGTAAGCGAAGCGGCATTAAGCTCTATGTAAAACGTGTGTTCATCATGGAAGACTCAGAGCAGTTGATTCCAACTTATTTACGTTTTGTCTCAGGGGTCATTGACTCCGCAGATTTGCCCCTCAATGTTTCCCGTGAAATATTGCAAGAATCACGTGATGTCAAATTTATTCGAGAAAGCTCTACCAAGCGAGTCATCGCAATGCTTGAAGAGTTGGCTAATCATGAAGACGCAGCAAAGCGCGATGAATATCAACTCTTTTGGAATGAATTTGGCCAAGTGCTGAAAGAAGGTATTGGGGAGGACTCAGTTAATTTGGAGAAATTATCTAAATTACTTAGATTTGCAAGTACCCACAATGACTCAGATGTGCAAAATGTCTCATTAGCAGATTACGTATCACGCATGAAAGAAGGTCAAGACAAGATATATTACGTTACTGCCGAAACCTATCTTGCAGCAAAAAATAGCCCCCATTTAGAAATCTTCAAGAAAAAAGGTATTGAAGTTTTATTACTGACTGATCGTGTAGATGAGTGGATGCTTTCTTTCCTTACAGAGTTTAATGAAAAGCCGCTTGTTTCTGTTGCAAAAGGTGGGCTGGACTTAGGCTCTTTAGAGGACGAAAAAGAAAAAGAAGAGCAAAAAGAAGTTGAAAAGCAGTTTGCTGATCTATTAGAGAAAATGAAAACTACCCTAGTTGATAAAGCAAAAGATGTTCGAGTAACCTTCCGCCTAACAGATTCACCAGCGTGTCTTGTTGCTGATGAAAATGAATTGTCTGGCAATCTCATGCGTATGTTAAAAGCGGCGGGTCAGGCAGCGCCTGAGACAAAGCCTATATTAGAAATCAATCCGAATCATCCTTTGTTTAAAAAAATGGAAGGGGATACAGAACAGTTTGAAGATTGGTCGCACCTTATATTCGATCAAGCACTTCTTGCTGAGGGAGGACATATTGCTGATCCAGCCTCATTTGTACGCCGAATGAATCAAATGTTGATGAAATAAAAAACATTTTTCATCAAAGAAATGTTTTAATTAAGGAGTGATCTTTCACTCCTTTTTTTATGAAAAAATTAGTTTTATTTTTTTTGATGATGTGTGTTTCTGCCCCGTTTTATTTGGAGGCTCGAGCGCAAACAGAAAACAACCAATTGTTGATTGAGGTGGATTCCAAGCTTCAATATGATCCTGAAAATGTCGGTAGTTTTTCTGGGGCGATGAAGAGTTGCTTTAATAATTTTAAAAACAAGAATTATTTTTCAGCTTACCAAACGACCGTAAAAATCATGAATCAGATGACCTCACTGGAAAGAAACCAAGCTATGGGTAAGTTTCAGTATGTTATGCGAACCCGCACTTTCAATGGACGAAGTTTGTCAGGAGCAGAATGTGAACGCTTATTCAGTAGTGACTGGCCATCCTATCTTTTAGAGCCCAATTGATTTGCCGAGTGTCTGATTTTCCTCATCTCGGTGTAGACTATATTTCTTATTTGCCTTCTCTTTTGTGGAATAAACATATGATTCGGAAAATTACACACATACTTCTACTTTTGCTGATTTCAGCCATTGCGGGGTGTGCTACCCAACCTAGTCCGCCAGTAGGCACCAATGGAAAATTGCGGATGGGAGTATATAAAGGCTCTCCAACTTCGATTTTGCCTGGTAAAACCTTTGAGGACTCCAAGGGCGTAGGCTATGAACTTGGTAAATTATTTGCTCAGGATTTTAACTTTGCTTATACACCTATCATTTTTGAAAAAAATGCAGATGTTTTGGCTGCGGCAAAACAAGGGCGAGTAGATATGATTTTTACAAACGTATCACCGGATCGAGCGGATGATTTTGCATTTTCTAAACCAATTTTGAAAATAGAAAAAGGGTATCTGATTGGCTCTCAACGAGGAATACAGAACATTGCTGACATTGACGTACCCAGTAGAAAAATTGGTGTAAGTGAGGGAAGTAGTTCACAAAAAGAGCTCGCCAAAGTCATTAAATATGCTCAAATTGTCACAACTACCTCCACCACGAGCGCGGTTGCCATGTTAAAAGCGGGTCGCATCGATGTCTTTTCCAGTAACAAGGCAATTTTGTATGAAATGTCTGATGCCGTTCCTGGTTCACGAGTCTTAGCTGATGTGATTGGATATGAATCCATGTCGATTGGGATCCCGAAGGAACGAGCTGCGGCAATACCAAAGATAAATGAGTGGATTGACGGGGCAATGCAGCAAGGGCAAATCAATGACATGGTTAAAAATTCAGGTCTCAGAGAGATTTCGCTAACGAAGTGATTCTTTTGGCTAATGTACTAAATTCACCTAGCTTGTAATATACTTTCGTATAAATCAAATAAAAATCGTATTAAAGGAGACTTGTATGAAGCAAATTAATGTTGCTGTTATTGGAACCGGTTGGTGTGGCGGTATTCGTGCTGAAACAGCCCACAGAAACCCATTAGTTAAAAACCTCTATATTGCTGAAACGAACGAAATTCGTCTCAAAGAGATGACAGATAAAGTCAAGCCTGTGGTTGCGACGACAGATTATCGTGAATTACTCAAAATAGCTGAAATCGATGCCGTCATGATCTCAGCAACACCAGAAACAACCCATTTCCCGATTGCGAAAGAATCTTTGTTAGCTGGTAAACATGTGTTCTTAGAAAAACCGATTGCGATTGCCCTAGAGGAAGCTGATGAGCTAATTGCCATTGCAAAGCAAAAAAACCTTAAATTCACTATCGGTTATTCACAACGTTTTAATCCAAAATATGCTTATGTCAAAAAATCAATCAACGATGGCACGATTGGTCGTCCCGTCAGTATTTTAGTAAGCCGCCATATCACGCGAAGTCTTGGTAAGAAAATTAGTGGGCGAGTGAAGTTATCTCCTGCAGCCATGGAATCGACGCATGATTTAGATTTTGTATTTTGGTGTTTAGAGCCAGCAAAACCAGTAAAAGTGTATTCACAAGTGAACTATGGTGCTATGCGTGAATCGACTGGTGGAGATATTCCAGATACACAGTGGATCATGGTCACGATGGACAATGGCTTGTCATTTGTCGTTGGTGGAGGTTGGAGTTTGCCCCCAGGATATCCTAATTTCTCATCTACTTGGATTGAGTTCATTGGAAGTGAAGGTGCACTTTTAGTTGATGATAGTCATAAAGATGTTGTTTTGAATACCATGAAAAATGGTATGCAACTTCCAATGTCGACAATGCCTGGTGAACAGGTTGATCACGTTTACGCAGGACCTATGGCATATGAAACGATTCACTTCCTTGAGGCGGTTGCATTAGATCGCGACGTATTAGTGACAGGTGAGCAAGCTCGTCAAGTGATGGAAGTGTATATGGCTGCAGATATCTCTGCAGAAACTGGTGAACCAGTATATTTACCGATTTCTCAAGAAAAACTTCGTGCGGTGAATGGATAAACCATGCGGGATCGTCAAGCAAAAAATCTTGGGTTAGCAATTGTTGGCGCAGGAAGAGTAGGATTATTTCGTGGTGAAGTAGCTGCCCGTCATCCCCAAGTTGGGTGGATTGGAATTGCGGAAAAAAATCCTGAGCGAGCCAAACTAGTTGCAGAAAAATTAAAGGCTGATTTTGTTACGGACAGCTATGAAGAATTACTTAGCCGTCCTGAAGTAAATGCTGCCATTATTTCTACAGATGAGCATCTTCACGTAGACCCAATCATGAAAGCAGTTGAACATGGTATACCCATGTTGATCGAGAAGCCATTGGCAACAGAATTAGCCGATTCAGCAAAAGTACTTGCTGCAATCGAGTCAGCTGGAATTGATGCGGTCGTTGGTTATACCCAGCGCTTTAGAAGACGTTGGCTAGCTGCCAAAGAAAAAGTTTCTGCTGGACAATTAGGTGATATCACGCTGGTAACATCGCGTGCGTTCATGAATCGTTTAGTTGCGATCGATAATTACAAGCGCACAACCCATCCAGAGCGTATTTCACCGATGGTTATTTCAGGGACACATGCACTTGATATCGTGATGTGGATGATGCAAGGTAAGACACCTGTTGAGGTCTATGCACGCGCAATTGATAAGGCATTAGGTCCAGAGTACAAAGGAATTGATGCCACCAGCGGTGTAGTCACTTTTTCTGATGGAACAATTTACCAAGCGACGATTTCATGGGCATTGCCGGTAGTGTGGCCGGGTGCCGTCTATAGCTTAGATGTGGGTATTGTTGGAACTGAAGGAGTGCTAACGATTGACGATACGCATCGCGATATCGTTTTAGCAACCTCCAAGTTCCAGGGCGAGGGTTATGCTCCAGATGCTACAAGACGTGTTGACTTTATGGGCAGTTATCCCCCGGGAGATATGGCCTTAGGCGAACTTCGGGGCCCGATGCGTGAAGAGACGGACTCTTGGTTAAATCGCGTTTCTTTAGGACTGCCAACACCTGCTGCAACTGTAGCTGATGCCCATAAGAATTTAATGATGACTAAAGCCTTTGATCTATCTGCTAGATTAAAACGCCCAGTAGCATTACCGATTGATGCAAAAGACGATATCTATTCCTAAATCATTTATTTAAAAAGACAGTATTCAATAACACTGGAGATCAACACATGAGACGTTTTTTACAACTGATCACAATCGCATTTGCGGCTAATTGTTTGATAGCAAATGCTCAGGATGCAAATTATCCGAATCGACCTATTACTTGGATCGTACCGATGGGAGCAGGCGGAACTTCTGATGTGTTTGCCAGGACCATCCAGCCTTTTATGGCAAATTATCTTGGTCAGCCGATGATTGTTGATAATAAGTCCGGAGCTAATGGAGTTTTAGGAGAAGAGTTAGGATTTAATGCTAAGCCAGATGGCTATACGCTCATTTTTTCTTCAGCCTCTGTTGCAGCAAATCCATTTTTACGTAAAACCAATTATGACCCGAGAAAATTTGTACCCGTTATTTATTTAGGTAACGTTTATTTGATCTTGTTGGCAAATTCTGATGTCAAGGCTAAAAATTTAAAAGAGTTTGTTGAGTTGGTGAAAACCAAGCCAGCAGGAACTGTTAATTATTCCTCATGGGGTGTTGGTGGTATGGGGCATTTAGCGACAGAGTTATTAAATATTGAAGCCAAGATTAACTTAACCCATATTCCGTACAAGTCATCACCAGAGGCTGTTACTGCAGCCATTTCTGGGCAAACTCAAGTAACTTTCCAAACCACATCGCTGGCGATTCCGCAAATCAAAGCAGGCCGTTTGCACCCTTTAGCGGTTGCGGCGCCTAATCGTTTACCAGATGCACCAGATATTCCTACAGTAGGAGAAATGGGTTACCCTGGCATTAAAATTGACACATGGTTTGGTATTTTTCTTCCGCCCAATACACCAAGACCTATTGTTGAGCGCTTAAATAAAGCCTTTCAAGCTGCAATCAACGATCCTGAGAATAAAGCAAAATTGGAAGCCAAAGGAATTTATCCTAAAGGTGGAACTCCAGAAGACTTCCAAAGTTATTTCCAATCCGAGATGAGAAAATTTAACCGCATTGTGACTGAAGCAAAAATTGAACCGGAAACAAAGTAGTTGTTACGTATGAACAATTGATTAAAAGGATGTCCACATCATCTAAAGCCCGTTGGAGTGGTTTTCAATATCATTACCAACCAGAAAAGAGCCATGTACATCCTTTTTTAGTTGATTTATGGAAGACAGTTGAGCTTCAAACTGATGGCTTAGTACAGATTGAAGTTTGTGCTAACAATGGTGGTTTAAAACATTCCCATCTCGAGATCGTCCAAGATCTGATCGAGGGTAAGATTCAGTTTTATGCTTTGATGGGAAGTATTTTGGGGCCTATTGCCCCAGTAATGAATATACAAAGTTTGCCCTTTATCTTTGGTACCAACGATGACGTCTATGACGCTATGGACGGTGAGATTGGCGAATATTTAAAACAAGAGCTGATACCCCATGGCATTTATTTATTTCCTCATGGCTTGATGGAAAATGGCTTTCGACACATCGTGTGTTCAGATAAGCCTATTTACAAAGCATCAGATTTAGCCGGTGTTTCGATACGAATTCCTGAAGGAAAAGTATTTGAAGATACTTTTAAATCCTTAGGCGCAAATCCAGTTCCGTTGTTTGTTCTCGAGTTATATGACGCATTAAAAACAGGAAAAGTAACCGCGCAAGAAAACCCTTTAGCCATATTAGATTCTTTAAAACTTTATGAAGTGACAACTTATGTTTCGAAGACAGCGCACATGTGGTCAGGATTTAATTTAATTGGGAATCTGCCCTTTTGGCAAAGTATGCCTAGGGATATTCAAGAAATTATTCAAAGTAACATGACACATTATGTGGCAAAGCAACGCCAGTATACGATTGCACTCAATGCACAATTAGAGCAAGATTTAATCTCTAAAGGAATGATTTTTAATCAAGCGGATACCCAAACATTTAGAGCTTGTTTAAAAGGTGATTTTTATTCAGGATGGAAGCAGCAATTAGGCCCGCAGTTATGGAGTTTATTAGAGCAACGATTTGGGAAATTAGTGAGCGACTAGCCTGTTCTAAAGAATAGTTATAGAATTAACAATACAA contains:
- a CDS encoding tripartite tricarboxylate transporter substrate binding protein, with amino-acid sequence MQRRNFCKVIVGTILGNSITPWSFGDVYPSRAITIIVPFTAGGSIDLGARLMGEIITKATDQTTIVENKVGANGSIGWTSVAKAKPDGYTLLSTDTSFTIAQSLSKSNAFDAIQSFSHIVTAISVPNVLVVNPSLPVKNIQEFIALVKANPGKYFYGSGGVGTNNHLSVELFKDAVGGLSIDHIAYKGASAVQQDLIAGRVQAFMGPAPTIASQVKSGQLRALLVTGDKRISSMPEIPCATESNLNQLNIKFWVGLAAPAGTPSETINKLNSILVAGLRSQSTSQRLTDMGFELVGKSPAETTRFIKEEVDRWAGVVKSRNIQLEQS
- a CDS encoding tripartite tricarboxylate transporter substrate binding protein BugE, translated to MQSFANEYPTKPIQLLVPFAPGGTTDIIARVISEPLSKSLGQTVIVVNRPGGGGVVGANEVAKAAPDGYILGVATVSTTAANPAINPKTPYNPLTDFASITNIAATPNIIAVHPSFPARDYKGFVAELKKNPTKYSYASSGTGGIGHLQMELFKSIANVFITHIPYKGAGPALNDVVAGQVPVIFDNMPSALPFILDNRLVPIVVAAPSRISALPNTPTFKEMGAEPVNRMAYYGIVGPKGLPKEIITKINAAVKQAVEIPAVKKRIEDTGSIVIANSPEEFSAQIKAELETYQKVVKEQKLTLDSN
- a CDS encoding tripartite tricarboxylate transporter substrate binding protein; amino-acid sequence: MMQLFHRIFVVALCLTGLMINSFSFAQSYPNRPVKIIVAQAPGASPDVVARTLASKLSDVWKTSVIVENKPGANGNLGMDIVAKAPPDGYTLGLVVPSVMVINPFVYKNMPFKPLEDLAPITQVSSIIFSLVSNPQRPYQNVDELIAYAKKRPGEINYSSAGVGNLQHLAAELFSSKVGIKMNHIPNKGDSAALVDVMGGQTDIMFVPLPSAINQIKAGKLNLMALASKKRVSQFPNVPTMNELGQPDVLIEGWTGLVAPNGTPDNILEDIQKAVHQIIIDANTKNSIESQGFEVVGSTPKEFKQFLRQESSKWGGVIQKSAINLSN
- a CDS encoding D-2-hydroxyacid dehydrogenase family protein; amino-acid sequence: MHIVIADDYQNCVKDLKCFSTLQGNEITVCVEPSKDKAELIKRFINADIIVVVRERITIDEELLKSLPKLKLVALVGRNSKFIDYAACTKYGVAVTHGEASSHLAPAECALALMLAARRNIVLEAARMKAGLFPITLSHRLNGSTLGIYGLGEIGEVVAKAAQGLGMHILVWGREGSFDRAQKLGFEVANSREDFFSRSDVISIHLRYNKDTFGMVKLADLMMMKPTALLVNTARAELIESGALEKALESGRPGYAAVDVYENEPILNGDHPLLKMDNVVCLPHLGWADHDTFELYFGEAFDQVDRFLKGQPLRLVNKDVVFKT
- the htpG gene encoding molecular chaperone HtpG gives rise to the protein MTTVEKQTLDFQAEIKQLLQLMIHSLYSNKEIFLRELISNASDAADKLRFEAIHQANLFEGDPELHIQVSFDQAARTISISDNGIGMSREEVISNLGTIARSGTKEFFSKLSGDQQKDASLIGQFGVGFYSGFIVADKITVETRRAGLGQETGVRWESSGSGDFTIETIAKPTRGTTIILHLKDGEDEFLSNWKLKTVIQKYSDHISIPIQMQKEEWDEEKKEMVTRSEFENVNEASALWTRNKSDITEEQYHEFYKSISRDFEAPLSYSHNRVEGRSEFTQLLFLPKKAPFDLWDRSKRSGIKLYVKRVFIMEDSEQLIPTYLRFVSGVIDSADLPLNVSREILQESRDVKFIRESSTKRVIAMLEELANHEDAAKRDEYQLFWNEFGQVLKEGIGEDSVNLEKLSKLLRFASTHNDSDVQNVSLADYVSRMKEGQDKIYYVTAETYLAAKNSPHLEIFKKKGIEVLLLTDRVDEWMLSFLTEFNEKPLVSVAKGGLDLGSLEDEKEKEEQKEVEKQFADLLEKMKTTLVDKAKDVRVTFRLTDSPACLVADENELSGNLMRMLKAAGQAAPETKPILEINPNHPLFKKMEGDTEQFEDWSHLIFDQALLAEGGHIADPASFVRRMNQMLMK
- a CDS encoding transporter substrate-binding domain-containing protein, which codes for MIRKITHILLLLLISAIAGCATQPSPPVGTNGKLRMGVYKGSPTSILPGKTFEDSKGVGYELGKLFAQDFNFAYTPIIFEKNADVLAAAKQGRVDMIFTNVSPDRADDFAFSKPILKIEKGYLIGSQRGIQNIADIDVPSRKIGVSEGSSSQKELAKVIKYAQIVTTTSTTSAVAMLKAGRIDVFSSNKAILYEMSDAVPGSRVLADVIGYESMSIGIPKERAAAIPKINEWIDGAMQQGQINDMVKNSGLREISLTK
- a CDS encoding Gfo/Idh/MocA family oxidoreductase, producing the protein MKQINVAVIGTGWCGGIRAETAHRNPLVKNLYIAETNEIRLKEMTDKVKPVVATTDYRELLKIAEIDAVMISATPETTHFPIAKESLLAGKHVFLEKPIAIALEEADELIAIAKQKNLKFTIGYSQRFNPKYAYVKKSINDGTIGRPVSILVSRHITRSLGKKISGRVKLSPAAMESTHDLDFVFWCLEPAKPVKVYSQVNYGAMRESTGGDIPDTQWIMVTMDNGLSFVVGGGWSLPPGYPNFSSTWIEFIGSEGALLVDDSHKDVVLNTMKNGMQLPMSTMPGEQVDHVYAGPMAYETIHFLEAVALDRDVLVTGEQARQVMEVYMAADISAETGEPVYLPISQEKLRAVNG
- a CDS encoding Gfo/Idh/MocA family oxidoreductase, with amino-acid sequence MRDRQAKNLGLAIVGAGRVGLFRGEVAARHPQVGWIGIAEKNPERAKLVAEKLKADFVTDSYEELLSRPEVNAAIISTDEHLHVDPIMKAVEHGIPMLIEKPLATELADSAKVLAAIESAGIDAVVGYTQRFRRRWLAAKEKVSAGQLGDITLVTSRAFMNRLVAIDNYKRTTHPERISPMVISGTHALDIVMWMMQGKTPVEVYARAIDKALGPEYKGIDATSGVVTFSDGTIYQATISWALPVVWPGAVYSLDVGIVGTEGVLTIDDTHRDIVLATSKFQGEGYAPDATRRVDFMGSYPPGDMALGELRGPMREETDSWLNRVSLGLPTPAATVADAHKNLMMTKAFDLSARLKRPVALPIDAKDDIYS
- a CDS encoding tripartite tricarboxylate transporter substrate binding protein, giving the protein MRRFLQLITIAFAANCLIANAQDANYPNRPITWIVPMGAGGTSDVFARTIQPFMANYLGQPMIVDNKSGANGVLGEELGFNAKPDGYTLIFSSASVAANPFLRKTNYDPRKFVPVIYLGNVYLILLANSDVKAKNLKEFVELVKTKPAGTVNYSSWGVGGMGHLATELLNIEAKINLTHIPYKSSPEAVTAAISGQTQVTFQTTSLAIPQIKAGRLHPLAVAAPNRLPDAPDIPTVGEMGYPGIKIDTWFGIFLPPNTPRPIVERLNKAFQAAINDPENKAKLEAKGIYPKGGTPEDFQSYFQSEMRKFNRIVTEAKIEPETK